Proteins from one Chitinophaga oryzae genomic window:
- a CDS encoding Rne/Rng family ribonuclease, which translates to MNKELIINAAPTGVEIALLEDKKLVELHHESGNPNFAVGDLYLGKVKKLIPGLNAAFVDVGFEKDAFLHYTDLSPYIRSILKFTATAISDKTPEGFDFTKFKNEPEIVKTGKITDVLGGKPNILVQILKEPISSKGPRLSCEISLPGRFIVLTPFNDIVAVSKKIHSSEERKRLQKIVEAIKPPNFGVIVRTAAEGKKTAELHEDLTTLVQTWKNIQSNLNGAQAPQKILSEQTKTTSILRDLLNESFNRIVINDKNIYTDTKTYIQKIAPEKQDIVNYYNNGSPIFDNFGITRQVKASFGKTVNLDSGVYLIIEATEALHVIDVNSGYKSSSNNQEQNALASNLEAAAEIARQLRLRDLGGIIIIDFIDMKLPENKKTVFEAMEKFMAQDRAKHTILPISKFGLMQITRQRVKPEITISVAEDCPTCRGTGKIGASMLILEDIEKNLQYLLNHQHKGLTIRVHPILHAYLTKGFLTSKQWKWYFQYKKWIKLKADSNYHLTEYRFFDANDEEIKL; encoded by the coding sequence TTGAATAAGGAACTTATTATAAATGCGGCTCCCACAGGGGTGGAAATTGCGTTACTGGAAGATAAAAAGTTAGTGGAACTGCATCACGAAAGTGGCAATCCCAACTTCGCAGTAGGCGATTTGTACCTGGGCAAAGTGAAAAAGCTGATACCCGGCTTGAATGCTGCATTTGTGGACGTAGGCTTCGAAAAGGATGCCTTTTTACATTATACGGATCTCAGCCCCTATATCCGTTCCATTCTTAAATTTACTGCAACTGCCATCAGCGATAAAACCCCTGAAGGATTTGATTTCACTAAGTTTAAAAATGAACCGGAAATAGTCAAGACCGGCAAAATAACCGACGTACTGGGCGGTAAACCCAATATCCTCGTACAGATCCTGAAAGAACCCATTTCTTCCAAAGGCCCCCGCCTGAGCTGCGAAATTTCTCTTCCCGGAAGATTCATCGTGTTAACTCCCTTTAATGATATTGTTGCGGTTTCCAAAAAAATCCATTCTTCCGAAGAAAGAAAAAGACTGCAGAAAATCGTGGAAGCCATCAAACCGCCAAATTTCGGCGTGATTGTACGGACTGCCGCGGAAGGAAAGAAAACAGCTGAACTGCACGAAGATCTGACCACGCTCGTTCAAACCTGGAAAAATATTCAGTCCAACCTGAACGGCGCACAGGCTCCCCAGAAAATACTGAGCGAGCAAACCAAAACCACCAGTATTCTCCGCGACCTGCTCAACGAAAGCTTCAACCGGATCGTGATCAACGATAAAAACATCTATACGGATACCAAAACCTATATCCAGAAGATCGCCCCGGAAAAACAGGACATCGTTAACTACTATAATAACGGCTCTCCCATCTTCGATAACTTCGGCATCACCCGCCAGGTAAAGGCTTCCTTCGGAAAAACCGTCAACCTCGACAGCGGCGTATACCTTATCATCGAAGCTACGGAAGCCCTCCATGTAATAGACGTCAACAGCGGATACAAAAGCTCCAGCAACAACCAGGAACAAAACGCCCTCGCGTCCAACCTGGAAGCTGCGGCGGAAATTGCCCGCCAGCTGCGACTGCGCGATCTCGGCGGCATTATCATTATCGACTTTATCGATATGAAGCTGCCGGAAAACAAAAAGACCGTTTTCGAAGCCATGGAGAAATTCATGGCGCAGGACAGGGCTAAACACACCATTCTCCCTATCTCCAAATTCGGGCTGATGCAAATCACCCGCCAGCGTGTAAAACCGGAAATCACCATCTCCGTAGCCGAAGATTGCCCCACCTGCCGCGGTACCGGTAAAATAGGCGCTTCCATGCTGATCCTGGAAGATATCGAGAAAAACTTGCAATACCTCCTGAACCACCAGCACAAAGGACTGACCATCCGCGTACACCCGATCCTGCACGCTTACCTGACCAAAGGATTCCTGACATCCAAACAGTGGAAATGGTATTTCCAATACAAAAAATGGATTAAACTGAAGGCAGACTCCAACTATCACCTGACTGAATATCGCTTCTTCGACGCTAATGATGAAGAGATCAAATTATAA
- a CDS encoding tetratricopeptide repeat protein: MSTAAPMQGGQGVEPIAFSELLETAKGKIPAEKLLLINTIETNVVRGDVKAQQIAAYKQLYNTWDSLNQLPVAAHYLGEAAKLENSEKSLTFAANLFLAHLQHAQDPRIAKWEAEQAISLFDQAIQLNPANDTLKISQAMVYMNTGEPMTGVAKLREVVAKNPDNIDAQVTLANLAITSGQYDKAIERLEGVMQKHPDNAKVLFVLAESYRSKGDKQKAIALFEKSKQAMTDPELKKEVDSYIKSIQ, from the coding sequence ATGTCAACTGCTGCTCCTATGCAGGGCGGTCAGGGTGTAGAGCCTATTGCCTTTTCCGAGCTATTGGAAACGGCTAAAGGGAAAATTCCTGCTGAAAAGTTATTATTGATCAACACGATTGAAACCAATGTTGTACGCGGGGACGTGAAAGCCCAGCAGATAGCTGCGTACAAACAATTGTACAATACCTGGGACAGCCTCAACCAGTTGCCCGTAGCGGCTCATTATCTCGGAGAAGCCGCCAAGTTGGAAAATTCCGAAAAAAGCCTCACCTTTGCAGCCAATTTGTTTCTGGCTCACCTGCAACACGCTCAGGACCCACGAATAGCAAAATGGGAAGCCGAACAAGCGATCAGTCTGTTTGACCAGGCGATTCAGCTGAATCCGGCCAACGACACCCTGAAGATATCACAGGCCATGGTGTATATGAACACCGGCGAACCGATGACAGGGGTTGCCAAATTAAGGGAAGTCGTAGCCAAAAATCCTGATAATATCGACGCACAGGTTACTTTAGCGAACCTGGCCATTACATCAGGCCAGTATGATAAAGCTATCGAAAGACTGGAAGGCGTGATGCAGAAACATCCGGACAATGCCAAAGTACTGTTTGTACTGGCAGAATCCTACAGAAGCAAAGGTGACAAGCAGAAAGCAATTGCGCTGTTTGAGAAAAGCAAACAGGCGATGACCGATCCGGAGCTGAAGAAAGAAGTAGACAGCTATATTAAGAGCATTCAATAA